Proteins encoded together in one Thermovenabulum gondwanense window:
- the ylxM gene encoding YlxM family DNA-binding protein produces the protein MEDIVKISLLYDFYGPLLTEKQREYFELYYFNDLSLNEIAQNYNVSRQGVFDNIHRSLEFLKQCEEKLGLVEKFLSQKKALERIKLQLEGILPHLDEYSGEILKKAIEALDKLVKEGWE, from the coding sequence ATGGAAGATATTGTTAAAATTAGTTTGCTATACGATTTTTACGGTCCACTTCTTACCGAAAAACAGAGAGAGTATTTCGAACTTTATTATTTTAATGACCTGAGCCTTAACGAAATTGCACAGAATTACAATGTCTCGCGGCAGGGAGTATTTGATAATATCCATCGTTCTTTAGAGTTTTTAAAACAATGTGAAGAAAAATTAGGGCTTGTAGAGAAATTTTTAAGTCAAAAGAAGGCATTGGAAAGGATAAAATTGCAATTGGAAGGTATATTACCGCATCTTGATGAATATTCAGGAGAAATTCTAAAGAAGGCTATTGAAGCTCTGGATAAACTGGTCAAAGAAGGGTGGGAATAG